CTGGCGCACGGTCGTCGGCGCCTGTGCTGCGGCCCTGGTCGTGGTCGTCGGCGCCTGTACGGGGGACGTGAAGATCGACACGCCCGCGGAGTCCGCGGCCGACGTCGACTGCAGCGTCGTCAAGTGCGTCGCGTTGACGTTCGACGACGGGCCCAGCCCCTACACCGACCGTCTGCTCCAGATCCTCAAGGACAACGATGCAGGTGCGACGTTCTTCCTGATCGGCAACAAGGTCGCGGCCAACCCCGACGGCGCCAAGCGCATCGCCGAGGCCGGCATGGAGGTCGGGAGCCACACTTGGGAGCACCCGAACATGACCACGATCCCCGTCGAGGAGATTCCGGCGCAGTTCAGCCGGGCCAACGACGCGATCGAGCAGGCCACCGGGCGGCGTCCCACGCTGGTGCGCACCGCGGGCGGCCTGATCAACGACGCTGTGTTGGCCGAGGCCAAGAGGCAGGGCCTGGCCGACATCAACTGGGATGTCATTCCGTTCGACTGGGCCAATGACTCCGACACCGCGGCCACGCGCTACATGCTGATGACTCAGATCAAGCCGAACTCGGTGGTGCTGTTCCATGACACCTATTCGTCCACCGTCGATCTGGTCCAGCAGTTCATCCCGGTGCTCAAGGCCAACGACTATCACCTCGTGACGGTCAGTCAGATGCTCGGACCGCGTGAACCGGGCAGTGCCTACGGCAGCCGTGAGAACGGCCCGCCGGTCAACGAACTGCGGGACATCCCGGCCAGCGAGATCCCGACGCTGCCCGACACACCGTCGCCGACGCCCATGCCGAACTTCCCGATCACCGACATCCCCGGCGCCAACTCCGGCGGACCCACCAACGGGGCCTAACGCATGCACTCCACGACCGCGCTGGTGCTCACGGCGATGGTGCTGGGCTATGCCGTGGTCTCCGGTGTGGTCAAACGCTGGTACGTCGCACCTGCACTGATCTTCATCCTCCTGGGAATGGCCCTGGGCCCTTTCGGTGTTGGGCTCCTGCACGTCACCGAGGACACCGAGTCCTTCACGGTCCTGGCGCAGTTGGCGTTGACGGTGATCCTGTTCAACCAGGCCTCGGAGCTCGACGTCACCCGCGCGCTGCGCCGAGGGCACGAGTCGTTCCGGCTGCTCGTCGTCGGCTTCCCGCTGACCCTGGCGCTCGGGACGGTCACGGCCGTGGTGCTGCTGCCGGTGTTGCCGCTGTGGGAGGCCGTGTGCCTGGCCGCAATCGTCGCGCCGACGGAGGTCGCCCTGATCGGGGCGCTGCTCGACGACGCGCGCATCCCGGAGCGGGTCAGGCACGCGTTGTCGGTTGAGTCTGGGTTCTACGACGGGTTCGCGCTGGCGGCCATGCTGGCGGCGCTGGCCGTGGCGTCGGAGCGCGCCGATGACCGCGCTGTGAACTGGATCTGGTTCGCAGTGCGCACCGAGTTGTTGTCGGTCGCGGTCGGGCTGGTCGTGGGCGTCGCCGGCTGCCTGGCCATCGTGTGGTCGATGCGGCGCGGAAGGATGAGTGACACCTGGGCGCAGTTGGCGACGCTCGCGGTGGCGCTGCTGTGCTTCCAGATCGGCGAGGTCGTGCACGCCAGCGGTTTCGTGGCCGCGTTCGTCGGCGGACTCATGTTCTCGGTGGTGGCCCACCGCACCCAAACCGCGATGGCCTCACAGGTCACCCACGCCGCCGCGGAACTGCTGGAACTGGCGGTGTTCGCACTGCTGGGTGCGTCCGCGGTGGTGCTGGCATGGCAGGACGCCGGGTGGCGGGTGATCGTGTTCGCGGTGCTCGCGCTCGTGGCGGTGCGGATGGTGGCGGTCTCCGTCGCACTGCTGCGCACCGACGTGCCTGCCCGCAGCAGGCTGTTCATGGGCGGGTTCGGCGTGCGTGGCATCGGAACACTGGTGCTCGGTCTGATCGTGCTGGGGCGGGGGACGATCGAGCACGCTGACGTCATCGTGCAGGTGGTCGTGGTCACCGTGACCACGAGCCTGGTCCTGCACAGCCTGGCCGCGCCGTTCGGCATCCGCTGGGTGTCTCGAGACCGAGTCGGCGCCCAGTACTCCAGTGAGGTGGGATTCGGGCGATCGTCTCGGCCGAACTGATCTATGCTCACCGGTTATGCGATCACGTAAAGCGGTTCTCGGTGGTGTGCTCGCGGCTGCGGCGGCGGCCGGGGCGGTGGGTCTGGCGCCGGCGGCTCAGGCCGACCAGTTGGGCTACATCATCAACGTGACGACGGGCCCGCACTTCAACTTCCCGAACGCCCAGGCCGCCCTCGACTACGGCTACGCGCTGTGCGGACGAATCGAGAACGGCGACAGCTACGCGGCGATGGCCGAGCAGATCAAGCAGGACTTCGGCCCCGACGAGTACAAGGTGTCATATCTGCTCAGCCAATCGGCCCAAGAGCTGTGCCCGGCGCAGACGTGGCAGCTTCGGCAGTCCGTGGGCGACGGGTACCGCCCCAGCTGAGCGGACCGGGCAGGAACGCCACCGACAGCGCCGAGATGATCGACACGACGATCAGGTAGGCCGCGATCGAGTCGCTGGTCTTGGTTGAGTTGTACAGCGCCACTGCGATCGTCGGTGCGAAGGCCGAGCCCAGCACCTGAGACAGCGTGTAGCCGACCGACACCGCGGTGTAGCGGACATCGGTGTCGAACACCAACGCGAACAGTGACCCGGTGACACCCGCGGCCGGCGCCATGGCCAACCCGAACACCAGGACCAGGGCCACCAGGAACCAGACGGCGTCACCCGTGTTGATGAGGGCGAAGGTCGGCAGGGCGGTCGCCCCCATCGCCAGCACGCCCATGAGGAACACCGGTTTGCGTCCGACCCTGTCGGCCAGTGACCCGAACAGCGGGTAGGTGAGCACCGCGACGACCGCCGCCACGAAGACGCCGAACAACGCGTCGGTGCGGTCGATCCCGGCGACGCTGGTGGCGTACGACACCAGGTAGGCCACGCAGATGTAGGCGAACACCCCCTGCGACAGGTATGCGCCGGCGACCAGCAGGATCTGCCGCCAGTGTCTGCGGAAGGCCTCGGTCAACGGGACCCGCACCACCGTCGAATGCTGCTGCACCGCAGCGAATTCGGGGCTTTCGGTCAGGGAGAGCCGAATCACCAGGCCGATGGCGATGAGCACGGCGCTGGCCAGGAACGGGATGCGCCAACCCCAGCTGAGGAACGCCGCATCGTCGAGCAGGGACACCGCGTAGAACGCGAGCGTCGCCAGCGCAGTTCCGGCGGGTGCGCCCATCTGGGGGAAGGCGCCGTAGAACCCTTTGCGATCCGACGGCGCGTGCTCGACCGCCATCAGGGTGGCACCGCCCCATTCACCGCCCACCGCGAAACCCTGGATGAGGCGCAGTCCGGTCAGCAGAAGCGGTGCCGCGAGGCCGATCTGGGCGTAGGTGGGCAGCAGTCCCATCGCGACCGTGGAGCCACCCATCAGCAGCAGCGAGTACACCAACATGCGCTTGCGGCCGACGCGGTCCCCGAAGTGCCCGAACACAATCCCGCCCAAGGGGCGGGCGACGAAGCCGACGCCGAAGGTCGCGAACGACAGCAGCATTCCCGTGGTGGGGGAAGTCCCGGGGAAGAACAGCTTCGGGAAGACCAGTGCCGCGGCGGTGCCATAGATGAGGAAGTCGTAGAACTCGACCGTCGTGCCGACGAAGCTCGCGACCGCGGCGCGGCGCGGTGTCACATGCGTGGCGATGCCTGCCTCCTCACGAGATGGTCACCCGTTCTGGCAGAGCTTAGCGGTGCGCGGACCGCTGAATGTGCTTGCTCGCGAACAACTGCGGCCCTCCTGCCGAGGACAGGAGGGCCGAGGTCGCGGAGTCCCTCTTATGAACCACTTCGGCGCGGTTCCCGGCGTCTGCCGCCGGAAACCGCGCCGAAATCTCAAGAACTACTCGCCGCGCTGTCCGTTACGCTCCGGACTCGTTCGCGCAAGCGCTCACTCGCCGCGCTGTCCGTTATGCTCCGGACTCGTTCGCGCAAGCGCTCACTCGCCGTCGCGCACCTTGGCCATCGCGAGCACGTCGAGGCGCTTGTCCAACTCGGCCTCCGACAGCTTGTCGCCGATCAGGCCACGGTCGATGACCGTCTGCCGGATGGTCTTCTTCTCGGCCAGCGCCTGTTTGGCCACCTTGGCGGCCTCCTCGTAACCGATCGCCGAGTTCAGCGGCGTCACGATCGAAGGTGAGGACTCGGCCAGCTCGCGCAGGTGCTCCTCGTTGGCCACCAGGCCGTCGATGCACTTGGCCGCGAACAGCTTCGACACGTTGGCCAGCAGGGTGAACGACTCCAGCACATTGCGGGCCATCATCG
The DNA window shown above is from Mycolicibacterium confluentis and carries:
- a CDS encoding polysaccharide deacetylase family protein, with amino-acid sequence MRHPDTVRWSYWRTVVGACAAALVVVVGACTGDVKIDTPAESAADVDCSVVKCVALTFDDGPSPYTDRLLQILKDNDAGATFFLIGNKVAANPDGAKRIAEAGMEVGSHTWEHPNMTTIPVEEIPAQFSRANDAIEQATGRRPTLVRTAGGLINDAVLAEAKRQGLADINWDVIPFDWANDSDTAATRYMLMTQIKPNSVVLFHDTYSSTVDLVQQFIPVLKANDYHLVTVSQMLGPREPGSAYGSRENGPPVNELRDIPASEIPTLPDTPSPTPMPNFPITDIPGANSGGPTNGA
- a CDS encoding cation:proton antiporter domain-containing protein: MHSTTALVLTAMVLGYAVVSGVVKRWYVAPALIFILLGMALGPFGVGLLHVTEDTESFTVLAQLALTVILFNQASELDVTRALRRGHESFRLLVVGFPLTLALGTVTAVVLLPVLPLWEAVCLAAIVAPTEVALIGALLDDARIPERVRHALSVESGFYDGFALAAMLAALAVASERADDRAVNWIWFAVRTELLSVAVGLVVGVAGCLAIVWSMRRGRMSDTWAQLATLAVALLCFQIGEVVHASGFVAAFVGGLMFSVVAHRTQTAMASQVTHAAAELLELAVFALLGASAVVLAWQDAGWRVIVFAVLALVAVRMVAVSVALLRTDVPARSRLFMGGFGVRGIGTLVLGLIVLGRGTIEHADVIVQVVVVTVTTSLVLHSLAAPFGIRWVSRDRVGAQYSSEVGFGRSSRPN
- a CDS encoding DUF732 domain-containing protein, giving the protein MRSRKAVLGGVLAAAAAAGAVGLAPAAQADQLGYIINVTTGPHFNFPNAQAALDYGYALCGRIENGDSYAAMAEQIKQDFGPDEYKVSYLLSQSAQELCPAQTWQLRQSVGDGYRPS
- a CDS encoding MFS transporter, yielding MTPRRAAVASFVGTTVEFYDFLIYGTAAALVFPKLFFPGTSPTTGMLLSFATFGVGFVARPLGGIVFGHFGDRVGRKRMLVYSLLLMGGSTVAMGLLPTYAQIGLAAPLLLTGLRLIQGFAVGGEWGGATLMAVEHAPSDRKGFYGAFPQMGAPAGTALATLAFYAVSLLDDAAFLSWGWRIPFLASAVLIAIGLVIRLSLTESPEFAAVQQHSTVVRVPLTEAFRRHWRQILLVAGAYLSQGVFAYICVAYLVSYATSVAGIDRTDALFGVFVAAVVAVLTYPLFGSLADRVGRKPVFLMGVLAMGATALPTFALINTGDAVWFLVALVLVFGLAMAPAAGVTGSLFALVFDTDVRYTAVSVGYTLSQVLGSAFAPTIAVALYNSTKTSDSIAAYLIVVSIISALSVAFLPGPLSWGGTRRPRTAEAATSAPGTALGPIG